From Verrucomicrobiia bacterium:
GAGGTTCGGGAAGAATGAACCCAGCCGCTGCCGGAGTTGCTGTCGATTTAAAAACTTTTCTTGAGGAAAAGCGGGAACTGGTGGATCGTTGGCTGGATCGTTTTCTCCCGCCCGAGAACGAGCCGCCGACGGTTCTGCACAAAGCGATGCGCTATTCGGTTTTCGCCGGGGGAAAGCGAATCCGCCCGATTTTAGCGGTTTTGTCCTTCGAAGCGTCGGGGGGAAAAGGGGATGAAATTTTCGCCCCCGCCTGCGCGATGGAGCTGGTGCACACCTTTTCCTTGGTGCACGATGATTTGCCCTGCATGGATGACGACGATTTGCGGCGCGGCAAGCCGACCCTCCACAAGCTTTTTGGCGAGGGGGTCGCCGTTCTGGCCGGGGATGCCCTTTCCGCTCTGGCCTTTGAGCTTTTGGCCTCCTCCGGCCCGGCCGTTTTGACCACTTTCACACAGGCTTTGGGCCCGAAAGGAATGCTGGGGGGACAAGTGGCTGATTTGAAATCGGAAGGGAAGAAAGTGACGCTTGCGGAAGTGGAGGAAATCCACAAAATGAAAACGGCGGCTTTGATTGCCGCCTCGCTAAAAATCGGCGCCTTGGTCGCCCGCGCGCCGGAAACCGAGGTTGATGCCTATTTTCGCTTTGGGCAGAAACTGGGGCTGGCGTTTCAGATCGTGGATGACGTTCTGGAGGCAACCGGCAACGATTTGGCGTTGGGAAAACTGACCGGCGGGGACCGGCGCAAGGAAAAGGCCACCTATCCTTCCGTGGTCGGGGTGGAGCAATCAAAAACGATTGCACGCCGGCTCACGGCGGAAGCCAAGGAGGAAATTGCCTTTTTGGACGGAAATTATCCGTATCTTCCGCGGGTCGCAGATTATATTGTTGAACGGGTATGATTTTAGAGAAAATTAACTCCCCTGCCGATTTGCGGAAGCTGAAGCAGGCCGACTTGGCTCCATTGTCGGAAGAGCTCCGTTCCGAGATTCTTAAAACCGTTTCCCAAACCGGCGGGCATTTGGCCACCAATATGGGGGCCGTGGAACTCACCCTGGCTCTGCATTACGTTTTTAACACTCCGCAGGATAAAATTGTCTGGGATGTAGGCAACCAGACCTACGCGCACAAGCTCATCACCGGTCGCCGGGGGCGCTTCCATACCCTTCGTCAGTATGAAGGGCTGTCCGGCTTCACCAAAATTGAGGAAAGCGAATACGATGTTTTTGGGGCCGGGCACGCCTCCACCGCAATCTCGGCGGCTTTTGGGATGGCTTGCGCGCGGGATTTGTCGCAGGAAAAATACAAAGTCATCGCCGTTTTTGGCGACGGCGCCCTGACCGGCGGGCTGGCGTACGAAGGGCTGAACAACGCCGG
This genomic window contains:
- a CDS encoding farnesyl diphosphate synthase — its product is MNPAAAGVAVDLKTFLEEKRELVDRWLDRFLPPENEPPTVLHKAMRYSVFAGGKRIRPILAVLSFEASGGKGDEIFAPACAMELVHTFSLVHDDLPCMDDDDLRRGKPTLHKLFGEGVAVLAGDALSALAFELLASSGPAVLTTFTQALGPKGMLGGQVADLKSEGKKVTLAEVEEIHKMKTAALIAASLKIGALVARAPETEVDAYFRFGQKLGLAFQIVDDVLEATGNDLALGKLTGGDRRKEKATYPSVVGVEQSKTIARRLTAEAKEEIAFLDGNYPYLPRVADYIVERV